The Paenibacillus uliginis N3/975 genome has a window encoding:
- a CDS encoding YhgE/Pip domain-containing protein, with translation MRNMIRIYLTDLKNITTNWATAILIIGLAVLPSLYAWFNIASSWDPYSQTSGLSISVANLDAGTTLHGTPINAGQEIIRSLQNNHSLGWRFTDQESAIKGVQHGDDYAAIVIPEDFSARIGTVLTDEPVKAEILYYTNEKINAVAPKVTAKGASSIVEEVSKNFIKTADGTIFQMFNELGIELENELPTIKKVESLVFRIENHFPELNRALETAITDMQTASKLVAQSKKTLPVLEEMGRSGQEAAGALAGFAKQASEASVSLEPRVKQDLAVLNEAATSVQQAIALAEQSGISPEEAQARLKEVGTRAGEAAIVAKRLSELFQQLDSAIPGTGAAAAGADLKRISERWASLQEGIQAAITAIGEDGEAGADQLTRLKQLADDAAKLSGRLLSRYDSEIGPRISAGLERAGKTAQTVQTELNQALKALPDVNQILQHAETGLAAGGKEAIAVQNRLPEAEQQISKLADGFRKLEQEGELGEIISLLKNNFEKESQFFAEPVVLKENRLYPIPNYGSAMSPFFTTLSLWVGALLLVSLLSVEVHHEEAAFGSTAVYFGRFLTFLSIAVCQALFVTLGDLFLLGTYVVNPTWFVLFAVVISSVFMLIVYTLVSVFGNVGKAMAIVLLVLQLAGAGGTFPIQMTPAFFQALHPFLPFTYAISMMREAVGGILWDIVYRDLLILLVFAVAALAIGIGLKKPINRAGNRLVRKARESRLIH, from the coding sequence ATTCGGAATATGATCCGTATCTACCTCACCGACCTCAAAAACATAACGACAAATTGGGCTACCGCCATATTGATTATAGGTCTCGCCGTGCTGCCTTCGCTCTACGCCTGGTTTAATATTGCATCCTCATGGGATCCATACAGCCAAACCTCCGGTTTATCCATCTCGGTAGCCAATTTGGATGCAGGTACGACGCTTCACGGCACGCCGATCAACGCAGGGCAAGAAATTATACGTTCACTCCAGAACAACCACAGTCTGGGGTGGCGGTTTACAGATCAAGAATCGGCTATAAAAGGTGTACAACACGGTGATGATTATGCCGCCATTGTTATTCCTGAGGATTTCTCGGCACGGATCGGCACCGTACTTACGGACGAACCGGTAAAAGCGGAAATTCTATATTATACGAACGAAAAAATAAATGCAGTCGCTCCAAAGGTCACAGCTAAAGGAGCGTCCAGCATTGTTGAAGAGGTCAGCAAAAATTTTATTAAAACAGCTGACGGGACTATCTTCCAAATGTTCAATGAACTTGGGATCGAGCTGGAAAATGAACTCCCAACGATTAAAAAGGTTGAGAGTTTAGTGTTTCGCATCGAGAATCATTTTCCAGAGCTAAACAGGGCCTTGGAAACCGCCATAACGGATATGCAAACCGCCAGCAAACTGGTCGCCCAATCAAAAAAGACACTGCCAGTGCTGGAGGAGATGGGCCGCAGCGGTCAGGAGGCGGCAGGGGCTCTTGCCGGATTTGCCAAACAGGCATCCGAAGCGTCCGTGTCGCTTGAGCCGCGTGTAAAGCAGGACCTTGCTGTTCTGAATGAAGCTGCAACCTCCGTTCAGCAGGCAATAGCCCTCGCAGAGCAGTCCGGGATTTCTCCTGAGGAAGCTCAGGCTCGCTTGAAAGAGGTTGGGACACGCGCCGGGGAAGCCGCAATAGTGGCGAAACGGCTGTCCGAATTGTTCCAACAGCTGGATTCAGCTATACCGGGCACCGGCGCGGCCGCTGCGGGCGCCGATCTAAAACGTATCAGCGAGCGATGGGCTTCGCTTCAAGAAGGAATTCAGGCCGCCATTACGGCCATAGGAGAAGATGGTGAAGCTGGAGCAGATCAGCTCACTAGATTAAAGCAGCTGGCAGATGATGCAGCCAAATTGTCAGGTAGGCTGCTAAGTCGCTATGATAGCGAGATCGGCCCCCGGATTTCTGCAGGTCTGGAACGGGCGGGGAAGACAGCTCAGACTGTCCAAACCGAGCTAAACCAGGCTTTAAAGGCACTCCCTGATGTAAACCAAATTCTCCAGCATGCAGAAACCGGCCTTGCCGCAGGTGGAAAAGAAGCAATTGCCGTACAGAACCGTCTTCCAGAAGCCGAGCAGCAAATTTCCAAACTCGCAGACGGGTTCCGCAAGCTGGAGCAAGAAGGGGAGCTCGGGGAGATTATCAGTTTGCTCAAGAACAATTTCGAGAAGGAAAGCCAATTCTTTGCGGAGCCGGTGGTACTTAAAGAAAACCGGTTGTACCCGATTCCGAACTACGGCTCAGCCATGTCTCCCTTTTTCACGACCTTATCACTGTGGGTCGGGGCACTACTACTCGTTTCACTGCTAAGCGTGGAGGTGCATCATGAAGAGGCTGCGTTCGGAAGCACAGCAGTATATTTTGGCCGCTTTCTCACCTTCTTGTCCATCGCAGTCTGTCAGGCGCTGTTCGTCACGCTCGGTGACCTGTTTCTTCTGGGAACCTATGTCGTTAATCCCACCTGGTTTGTGTTGTTTGCTGTTGTAATCAGCTCGGTATTCATGCTGATCGTATACACGCTCGTATCCGTCTTCGGCAATGTAGGCAAGGCGATGGCGATCGTATTGCTTGTGCTTCAGCTGGCAGGCGCGGGAGGAACGTTCCCCATTCAGATGACTCCCGCCTTCTTTCAGGCTCTTCATCCCTTCCTTCCCTTTACCTATGCCATCAGCATGATGCGCGAAGCGGTCGGGGGCATTTTGTGGGACATTGTATATCGCGACTTACTCATCCTGCTCGTCTTTGCGGTCGCGGCACTCGCCATCGGTATCGGACTGAAGAAACCTATAAACCGCGCGGGGAACCGTCTGGTGCGGAAAGCCAGAGAATCAAGGCTAATTCATTGA
- a CDS encoding nucleotide sugar dehydrogenase, which yields MNEEYETLLNAIESKKAVLGVVGLGYVGLPLAVEMVKQGFTVVGIDLDPDKIDRIYRGDSYISDISSEELAACMQTGRFKPTTDYSMIAVIDAISICVPTPLSENQDPDTSYITMVVEQLKRFMKPRLLITLESTTYPGTTEELIQSEIEALGYTAGKDFFLCFSPERVDPSNSRFNTRNTPKVIGGTTEACLKLGAALYKEYVDTVVPVSSPKVAEMSKLLENTFRSVNIAFVNEMAMMCDRMGIDVWEVIDAAATKPFGFMPFYPGPGIGGHCIPLDPMYLSWKAKGFRFYSKFIELAQSTNDNMPYYVINKTATILNEYAKSIKRSNILLLGMAYKPDISDLRESPGLEVYEQFKENGANVDYYDPHARSFVDKNGETVNSVDYDIKKFRKYDCMVLITNHNSFDYSLIASMGVPILDTRNAFNTYAQPHIYKIGHSVQHVPEPGEAMLI from the coding sequence GTGAACGAGGAATACGAAACTTTGTTAAACGCGATTGAAAGCAAGAAAGCTGTTCTGGGGGTAGTGGGACTCGGTTATGTGGGACTTCCCCTGGCCGTGGAAATGGTTAAGCAGGGCTTTACGGTAGTAGGTATCGATCTTGACCCTGACAAAATTGACCGGATCTATCGGGGAGATTCCTATATTTCCGATATCTCGTCCGAAGAACTGGCTGCTTGCATGCAGACAGGGCGATTCAAACCTACAACGGATTACAGCATGATTGCTGTCATTGATGCGATCAGCATCTGTGTGCCGACTCCTCTGAGCGAGAATCAGGACCCGGACACTTCATATATCACCATGGTAGTAGAGCAGCTCAAGCGTTTCATGAAGCCGCGACTGCTAATAACGCTGGAGAGCACAACGTATCCGGGTACAACGGAGGAATTGATCCAGTCGGAGATTGAAGCCCTTGGCTACACGGCCGGTAAAGATTTTTTTCTCTGTTTCTCCCCGGAGCGTGTCGATCCGTCGAACAGTCGCTTTAACACCCGGAACACGCCTAAGGTGATTGGCGGAACGACGGAAGCATGTCTGAAGCTGGGAGCAGCCCTGTACAAAGAATACGTGGATACGGTTGTGCCCGTCAGCTCGCCGAAGGTTGCCGAAATGTCCAAGTTACTGGAAAATACATTCCGGAGCGTCAACATCGCTTTTGTTAACGAGATGGCGATGATGTGCGATCGAATGGGTATCGATGTTTGGGAAGTCATTGATGCTGCAGCCACGAAGCCGTTTGGCTTTATGCCGTTCTATCCTGGGCCCGGCATTGGGGGGCACTGCATCCCGCTGGACCCGATGTACTTGTCCTGGAAGGCGAAGGGATTCCGCTTCTACAGCAAGTTTATCGAGTTGGCCCAGTCGACCAATGACAATATGCCTTACTATGTGATTAACAAGACGGCTACCATTCTGAATGAATATGCCAAATCTATTAAACGCTCGAATATTCTGCTGCTCGGTATGGCGTACAAGCCGGATATTAGCGATCTGCGGGAATCACCTGGGCTTGAGGTTTACGAGCAGTTTAAAGAGAACGGGGCTAACGTTGACTATTACGATCCGCATGCTCGCAGCTTCGTGGACAAAAACGGCGAAACGGTCAATAGCGTCGATTATGATATAAAAAAGTTCCGCAAGTATGACTGCATGGTGTTAATTACGAATCACAACAGTTTCGATTACAGTCTTATCGCTTCTATGGGTGTGCCTATTCTTGACACCCGCAACGCGTTTAACACGTATGCCCAGCCACATATATATAAAATCGGCCACTCGGTTCAGCATGTTCCGGAGCCGGGCGAAGCGATGCTAATTTGA
- a CDS encoding response regulator transcription factor has translation MSQTATMQREQGTDLYSILEQEVRKDPSGTCALLFLYCAGESPGLEGQVKGFFNPLSGLHGEVRKDPVTKTLAVILPGMTLDAAHYQALLLKQLLLEMNENYDPRITLAAMSDAPPPQVLKQMAESARLSTSPDIHIFTEDEAGADTNRILIVDNDATVREFLQIRLAMQGYETLEAVDGLEALELIPKWEPDLVLTELNLYGIDGLPFIYHIQQLDVKAPPKIVVLTEKRVEQTISQCFQNGVDDYVTKPFSPVELDARIRRCLH, from the coding sequence ATGTCTCAAACGGCAACAATGCAAAGAGAGCAAGGTACGGATCTGTACAGTATTTTGGAACAAGAAGTACGGAAAGACCCAAGCGGGACGTGTGCCCTCCTATTCTTATACTGCGCTGGTGAATCACCTGGTCTTGAAGGCCAGGTGAAAGGTTTCTTTAATCCGTTGTCCGGCTTACATGGCGAGGTCCGGAAGGATCCTGTCACGAAGACGTTGGCAGTCATCCTGCCGGGTATGACGCTGGATGCAGCCCATTACCAGGCGCTGCTGCTCAAGCAGCTTTTGCTGGAGATGAACGAGAATTATGATCCCCGGATCACACTCGCGGCTATGTCCGATGCCCCTCCGCCGCAAGTGCTGAAGCAGATGGCGGAGTCCGCCCGCCTCAGCACCTCTCCAGACATTCATATCTTTACCGAAGATGAGGCGGGTGCGGATACGAACCGGATTCTGATTGTGGATAATGACGCGACGGTGCGTGAATTTTTGCAAATTCGTCTGGCTATGCAGGGTTACGAAACTTTGGAAGCAGTCGATGGACTGGAGGCGCTGGAGCTTATTCCGAAGTGGGAGCCTGACTTGGTACTGACCGAGCTAAATCTGTATGGCATTGATGGTCTTCCGTTCATTTATCATATTCAGCAGCTTGATGTGAAGGCACCGCCTAAAATTGTCGTGCTGACCGAGAAGCGTGTAGAGCAGACGATTAGCCAATGCTTCCAGAACGGGGTGGACGATTATGTGACCAAGCCGTTCTCACCGGTAGAGCTGGATGCCCGTATCCGCCGATGCCTTCACTAA
- a CDS encoding glycosyltransferase family 2 protein, whose amino-acid sequence MVAIYYVMIVNVLYFAILLFSFMNIGSIFRRASFSKYNTLSGSELVPSVSLLVPSYNEELTIIENVRCLMTLNYPTYEVIVINDGSSDETLDVLIKEYGLQRISNPEFRGTINTKKVRGVYYNEQYPHLFVIDKENGGKADSLNAGINMSRYPLISSIDADSLLEKDALIRMARMYMENPEETVAVGGDVRIANGCVIENGAVKNVSLPRRMWPMFQSIEYLKAFLGGRIGWSHINGLIIVSGAFGLFRKDYVIAVGGYRGGYPGEDMNIIIKLHRYMLENKIRYRIAFCPEAVCWTQAPDSYHILSNQRKRWGRGNLKNMIENRDMVFNPKYKTMGMMTMPYNVIFEALNPYIRITGLLALIGYVLLDMTNWQILVVFGLVNLLSGYLLSVGALILEEMAFRRYNKLSDLVKMLLFSALKFVGYHQLGVLWRVQGHIQYLQNNNSWGTMTRQSWKDEKKAA is encoded by the coding sequence ATGGTAGCTATTTATTATGTCATGATCGTCAATGTGCTCTATTTTGCAATATTATTGTTTTCTTTCATGAATATCGGAAGTATTTTCAGGCGGGCATCGTTTTCCAAATACAATACGCTGTCGGGCTCGGAGCTGGTTCCATCGGTATCCTTGCTCGTTCCGTCCTACAATGAGGAACTGACCATTATTGAGAACGTCCGCTGTCTTATGACACTTAACTATCCGACGTATGAGGTCATTGTGATTAACGACGGGTCTTCCGACGAAACACTGGATGTGCTCATCAAGGAATATGGCCTTCAACGTATCTCGAATCCTGAGTTTCGAGGGACGATTAATACGAAAAAGGTCCGAGGCGTTTACTATAACGAGCAGTATCCACATCTGTTCGTTATCGATAAGGAAAATGGGGGTAAAGCGGATTCGCTGAATGCGGGCATTAACATGTCCCGTTATCCTCTTATTTCCTCCATTGATGCTGACTCTTTGCTGGAGAAGGATGCGCTAATCCGCATGGCACGGATGTACATGGAAAATCCGGAGGAAACTGTCGCTGTTGGCGGGGATGTACGCATTGCCAATGGTTGTGTCATCGAGAATGGAGCGGTTAAGAACGTTTCGCTGCCGCGCCGGATGTGGCCGATGTTCCAATCTATTGAGTATTTGAAGGCGTTCCTTGGCGGGAGGATTGGATGGAGTCATATTAACGGACTTATTATTGTTTCTGGAGCTTTCGGTCTGTTCCGTAAGGATTATGTCATTGCCGTTGGCGGATACCGTGGTGGATATCCCGGAGAGGATATGAACATTATTATCAAACTGCACCGCTATATGCTGGAGAACAAAATCCGTTACCGGATCGCGTTTTGCCCCGAGGCGGTCTGTTGGACGCAGGCACCGGACAGCTATCATATTTTGTCCAACCAACGAAAGCGCTGGGGCCGGGGGAATCTGAAGAACATGATCGAGAACCGGGACATGGTATTCAACCCCAAGTACAAGACGATGGGCATGATGACCATGCCTTACAACGTTATTTTCGAAGCATTAAACCCTTACATTAGAATCACGGGCCTGCTGGCTCTGATAGGATATGTTTTGCTGGATATGACCAATTGGCAGATTCTTGTGGTGTTCGGATTGGTGAACCTTTTGAGTGGTTACCTGCTTAGTGTGGGGGCGCTCATATTGGAGGAGATGGCCTTCCGCCGATACAACAAGCTGTCTGATCTTGTGAAAATGCTTCTCTTCTCGGCGCTCAAGTTTGTCGGATATCACCAACTTGGCGTCTTGTGGAGAGTGCAGGGACATATTCAATACCTTCAGAACAATAACTCCTGGGGAACGATGACCCGGCAGAGCTGGAAAGATGAGAAAAAGGCCGCCTGA
- a CDS encoding HEAT repeat domain-containing protein, whose amino-acid sequence MFSNLALAYMFIYVCLGLIALGIILLFQMKIKHNAEQKQSELYQKKHRDYFMYVQAHLHDDVSLELPPGNLKALERRVIQDKFMEWIEQFKGEAQTKLIGLCKEAGFVELEIRALGSFRYGRRIEAAYRLGGMRAEEAVPALEVLLDRTKYGPSTIIISRAIAKSADRPDQIRAMLSKLLSYEKPIHHMAADILLETRLDSAGLMRKLLDDPNPGLVKVALVAMWGQAVPAVVPALDRLVGSEQKDVRAEAVKLYLSSNPVLKDETIAQLMNDGEWEVRAAAAKALGPLHAAGSIPLLSAALQDENWHVRNNSAESLSLLGEQGFDVLCQAALTRTGAARETALNRIERIMAKESDHEAVDQMVAFNKKKLLYESYFGVQPNKRTVQVARVGGDYTA is encoded by the coding sequence ATGTTTTCAAATTTAGCCTTGGCTTATATGTTCATTTATGTTTGTCTGGGCCTGATCGCACTCGGCATAATCCTGTTGTTCCAAATGAAAATAAAGCATAATGCCGAACAAAAGCAGTCAGAGTTATACCAAAAGAAACACCGTGATTATTTCATGTACGTGCAGGCTCATCTGCATGATGATGTTTCGCTTGAGCTTCCGCCAGGGAACCTCAAAGCGCTGGAACGCCGGGTTATACAAGATAAATTTATGGAATGGATCGAGCAGTTCAAGGGAGAAGCGCAGACCAAACTGATCGGGTTGTGCAAAGAGGCCGGTTTCGTTGAACTTGAAATCCGTGCACTTGGAAGCTTCCGTTACGGTCGACGAATTGAGGCGGCTTACCGTCTGGGTGGCATGAGGGCTGAGGAGGCGGTTCCAGCACTCGAAGTGCTGCTGGACCGAACCAAGTATGGTCCCTCGACCATTATTATTTCCCGGGCTATTGCCAAGAGTGCAGACCGGCCGGATCAAATCCGCGCTATGCTGTCGAAGCTTTTATCTTATGAGAAGCCGATTCACCATATGGCAGCCGATATTTTGCTCGAAACCCGTTTGGATTCAGCTGGTCTGATGCGCAAGCTACTGGATGATCCGAATCCAGGTCTGGTTAAAGTAGCTCTGGTTGCCATGTGGGGACAGGCGGTGCCTGCGGTCGTTCCCGCACTCGACCGGCTGGTCGGATCCGAGCAGAAGGATGTTCGTGCTGAGGCGGTTAAACTGTATCTCAGCTCAAATCCGGTGTTGAAGGACGAGACGATCGCCCAGCTTATGAATGACGGTGAGTGGGAGGTGCGCGCGGCAGCCGCTAAAGCACTCGGTCCGCTTCATGCGGCAGGTAGCATACCGCTGTTGTCCGCTGCGCTTCAGGATGAGAACTGGCATGTCCGGAATAATAGTGCGGAAAGTTTGTCGTTATTAGGAGAGCAAGGCTTTGATGTACTTTGCCAAGCTGCATTAACCAGGACCGGTGCGGCGCGGGAAACGGCACTCAACCGGATTGAACGGATTATGGCGAAAGAAAGTGATCACGAGGCGGTCGACCAAATGGTTGCATTTAACAAAAAAAAGCTGCTTTACGAAAGTTATTTCGGTGTTCAGCCGAACAAGCGGACCGTACAAGTGGCAAGAGTAGGAGGGGATTACACTGCTTAG